The following DNA comes from Deltaproteobacteria bacterium.
GAAGACGCCTCGTGCATAACCAGGCCGCCTTCTCTCAGAACAACCTCAGGAGGAATCAGGAGCTGCTACGTTACGGTGTGCCCAGGTTCCGGACCGTGTTTCAGGCAGTGCCTACCCTCCTCCAGATCAACCAGCCTAGAGTTCCGGGATATGTTGATTCAGCCGATACGCCCCGTGGCATCCACGGGTTTGATCGCTCCGGCTTCTCCCGGATTGAATTAAAATTTTTAAAAGACATTCAAATTGACCAGCGCCAGCTTCTCGCTTCCAAGCCAGTGGTGGAATGCCTATTCCTGATGGGCAGTTCGGGTTCCGTTGGCCATACGGTCAGCTCGGACCTCGATTACTGGGTCTGCATTGATCAAGGCAAGATAAGCCGTAAAAAACAGGATTTATTCAGAAAAAAGCTCGATTTGATCACTGCATGGGCTAAAGAGAAACAGGGGATCGAGGTTACCCTTTTCACTGTTGATCTCGCTGACTTGGCCACTAATCGCCTGGGTCACCTGGGCGATGAGGAGCCAGGGGACATTTTATCGCTAGTGCTCAAGGAGGAAGTATACCGAACCCTGCTCCATGTGGTGGGGCGAATACCCTTATGGTGGGCCATTCCACTGAGAACTTATGCAGACGACTACCGGCAGATTGTGAAGTTTCTTGATCAGATCCCCAACCCTAATTTTTTCCCTCAGGATTTCATTGACCTGGGATTCCCGCACA
Coding sequences within:
- a CDS encoding class I adenylate cyclase, translated to MNKLALAHLGRRLVHNQAAFSQNNLRRNQELLRYGVPRFRTVFQAVPTLLQINQPRVPGYVDSADTPRGIHGFDRSGFSRIELKFLKDIQIDQRQLLASKPVVECLFLMGSSGSVGHTVSSDLDYWVCIDQGKISRKKQDLFRKKLDLITAWAKEKQGIEVTLFTVDLADLATNRLGHLGDEEPGDILSLVLKEEVYRTLLHVVGRIPLWWAIPLRTYADDYRQIVKFLDQIPNPNFFPQDFIDLGFPHKPPPREYMGTALWQLHKAKADPFKAAIKTILILEQTESGLRAPLLCDQLKKKVLSSPRDEFPIDPYILMIRRVLSFCKDQLSPESLELIRTSVYFKLYSPLGFRTVDKDSPKVCFLKELLDEWGWSQTKVKQMENYIDWPESRKLALGEGINSLLRELYTKISNRLRADFPEEVKLDQDLATLHLQMLARYSVHEAKVEDLPSDQYRKSLPQTLTLAFEQNQWSIFAGLK